From one Melioribacteraceae bacterium genomic stretch:
- a CDS encoding S8 family serine peptidase — protein sequence MSKFLIAILLSFSIAFAANSTNYFKANPEVIIQPGKVVVKYKKMDSYGAVNKKVKDQLSAKFGLQAEKAVFESAQNIELKNHLNLNNIFVYEVPTVVDVNKLIIQLNADPSIEYAEPIYLSPLEEIPNDPLYGSQQHLPQISAPEAWDDQYGSSSVIIGVIDSGVDWDHEDLADIIWMNSGEIADNGIDDDGNGYIDDIRGWDFVTGVSGSGATNSSPNEDGEVPDNNPMDYNGHGTHVAGIAAAETNNNIGIASVSSGAQVMSLRAGWNGNDGRGYVSSLFAAQAYMYAADNGAHITNQSSGSSGQLIVDAAFYAFLNGVLIIESAGNSNNQTPSALGAQPWIISVASLDPNDTKSSFSNYGDYIAVSAPGSSILSTIVEPSSYFGGNKYVRLSGTSMAAPLVASVAGLVKAKYPGMDVIELFTQVVKTADNLDDVNPAFVDALGTGKVNAARALSESVTPLPPNLQFENITISETSGNGNGILDPGETVDVNIEISNMWAATTNISANLSALVEWPITILDGSENIASIGSVLDTNTSKQTVTFSVSCSADAFPTAVPMQLVLSGTDVDDTLNFQLGIAPQLLFVADFEEDNNGTVDFSQFYFDDFNTQKISFDYVHRLQTDITYEMLSKYNIVIWACEWAFPSLDANDRAAIEEYLDNGGALFLSGQDIGWDLNENADNLDITFFNNYLKSNYLADDAGMSFINGVDSDPISHGISSEFFQIRRSSANQYPDRISGIGGAQSIFNFNDGTSGAIRYRGDYDLVYFAFGGYESILDDDARRTVLSRIISWFSGIQYWLSVVGNTEDTESPIEVNITVQSESSLSSVKLYYDTDGTPPYNILEMTNSGNDNYQASIPPQADGTDITYFIGITTDDGYSIVTGENSFYVGADIVPPTVQMLSNPLRNSINLSGISPYELLAFLDDEYGIDGSTATINYWVNDGSVISEPLSFFDLNTFSGTIDFSDSRLTWGDEVSYYFAVNDLSSNANLGTSDTVSFTIDTTQIVDDFELPFLEWDLTGTWGLSSTVKKNGNYSLSDSPSGTYGNNTNSTATYKIPLDLSNYISGEISYWVRSQLEVGVDSLLLEISNGGGNWQIIDAISQNFIFFSQRTIDISNYTTAENSEVYLRFRLYTNGSTTADGVYIDDVIVNVTPDPTLSVERLDEIPLSFDISQNYPNPFNPSTTINFAIPVKSDVKIVVYNVLGEVVKVLADASMNSGNYSLSFNAADALSSGIYFYRISALGSDGQNFVHTKKMMLIK from the coding sequence ATGTCCAAATTTCTTATAGCAATACTTCTATCGTTTTCCATTGCATTTGCTGCAAATTCAACTAACTATTTCAAAGCAAATCCGGAGGTAATAATTCAACCAGGAAAAGTGGTTGTTAAATATAAAAAGATGGATTCTTACGGTGCCGTTAACAAAAAGGTGAAAGATCAATTGAGTGCAAAGTTTGGTCTTCAAGCAGAAAAAGCCGTCTTTGAAAGTGCGCAAAATATTGAGTTGAAGAACCATCTCAATCTTAACAACATTTTTGTATACGAAGTCCCAACAGTAGTTGATGTAAATAAATTAATAATACAACTTAATGCAGATCCATCGATTGAATATGCTGAACCAATTTATCTCTCCCCTCTCGAGGAAATTCCTAACGATCCTTTATATGGTTCACAACAACATTTACCTCAAATCTCAGCTCCCGAAGCCTGGGATGATCAATATGGAAGTTCTTCAGTTATTATTGGCGTTATAGATTCCGGTGTTGATTGGGATCATGAAGATCTTGCCGATATAATTTGGATGAACTCCGGTGAAATTGCTGACAATGGAATAGATGATGATGGTAATGGATACATTGATGATATAAGAGGTTGGGATTTTGTTACGGGCGTCTCCGGTTCCGGAGCAACAAATTCTTCACCTAATGAAGATGGTGAAGTTCCCGATAATAACCCCATGGATTATAATGGACATGGAACTCATGTAGCGGGAATTGCTGCAGCAGAAACTAACAACAATATTGGAATTGCATCAGTTTCTTCCGGTGCTCAAGTAATGTCATTAAGAGCCGGTTGGAACGGTAATGATGGAAGAGGTTATGTTAGCAGTCTATTTGCTGCTCAGGCTTATATGTATGCAGCCGATAATGGTGCTCATATAACAAATCAAAGTTCCGGCAGTTCAGGGCAGTTAATAGTTGATGCGGCTTTTTATGCTTTTTTAAATGGTGTATTAATTATAGAATCTGCAGGAAACTCCAACAACCAAACACCTTCTGCATTAGGTGCACAACCATGGATAATTTCCGTTGCATCACTTGATCCAAATGATACTAAATCTTCATTCTCAAATTATGGTGATTATATAGCTGTTTCAGCTCCCGGTTCGAGTATATTGAGTACAATTGTTGAACCATCAAGTTACTTTGGTGGAAATAAATATGTTCGATTATCCGGAACTTCAATGGCTGCACCATTAGTTGCTTCGGTTGCAGGTTTAGTTAAAGCTAAATATCCGGGAATGGATGTCATAGAATTATTTACTCAAGTAGTAAAAACCGCCGATAATCTTGATGATGTTAATCCGGCATTTGTTGATGCATTAGGAACCGGTAAAGTAAATGCTGCGCGAGCTCTCTCCGAATCGGTTACTCCACTTCCTCCGAATTTGCAATTTGAGAATATTACTATTTCAGAAACTTCCGGTAACGGTAATGGAATATTAGATCCCGGTGAAACTGTTGATGTAAATATTGAAATAAGTAATATGTGGGCTGCAACTACAAATATTAGTGCTAATCTTTCTGCGCTAGTCGAATGGCCTATTACAATTTTAGACGGTTCAGAAAACATCGCTTCAATTGGCAGTGTTCTAGATACAAACACATCAAAACAAACTGTTACTTTTTCAGTATCATGTTCAGCTGATGCTTTTCCAACAGCCGTTCCAATGCAATTAGTTTTAAGCGGAACTGATGTTGATGATACATTAAACTTCCAACTCGGAATTGCACCACAACTTTTATTTGTAGCAGATTTTGAAGAAGATAATAACGGTACAGTTGATTTCAGCCAGTTCTATTTCGATGATTTTAATACACAAAAAATTTCATTTGATTACGTGCATAGACTTCAAACAGACATTACTTATGAAATGTTAAGTAAATATAATATTGTTATTTGGGCTTGCGAATGGGCCTTCCCTTCGCTAGATGCTAACGATAGAGCCGCAATTGAAGAATATTTGGATAATGGCGGTGCACTATTTCTCTCCGGGCAAGATATTGGCTGGGACTTAAATGAAAACGCCGATAATCTTGATATCACTTTTTTCAATAATTATCTAAAATCCAATTACCTTGCCGATGATGCCGGTATGTCTTTTATAAATGGGGTTGACAGTGATCCCATAAGTCACGGTATCAGTTCTGAATTTTTTCAAATTAGAAGATCGAGTGCAAATCAGTATCCGGATAGAATTTCGGGAATTGGAGGTGCACAATCAATTTTTAATTTTAATGACGGGACTTCAGGTGCAATTAGGTATCGCGGAGATTATGATCTAGTATATTTTGCTTTCGGTGGATACGAGTCGATTTTGGACGATGATGCCAGAAGAACTGTGTTAAGCAGAATAATCAGTTGGTTCTCCGGAATTCAATACTGGCTGTCTGTTGTTGGTAATACCGAGGATACTGAATCACCAATTGAAGTTAATATTACAGTGCAAAGTGAATCATCTTTGTCATCTGTAAAATTATACTATGACACGGATGGTACACCACCTTACAATATTTTAGAAATGACTAACAGCGGCAATGACAACTACCAAGCAAGTATTCCCCCTCAAGCTGATGGAACTGATATTACTTATTTTATTGGAATTACTACTGACGATGGATACAGCATTGTTACAGGAGAAAATTCGTTTTACGTCGGTGCAGATATAGTACCTCCAACTGTTCAGATGCTCAGCAATCCTTTGAGGAACTCGATCAACTTAAGCGGTATTTCTCCTTATGAATTGCTCGCATTTTTAGATGATGAATATGGAATTGACGGATCTACCGCCACAATAAACTATTGGGTAAATGACGGATCGGTAATTTCGGAACCATTATCATTTTTTGATTTAAATACATTCTCCGGTACAATCGATTTTTCTGATTCTAGACTTACATGGGGAGATGAGGTAAGTTATTATTTTGCTGTGAATGATTTATCAAGTAATGCAAACCTGGGAACATCGGATACGGTTTCATTCACTATAGATACAACACAAATTGTAGATGATTTCGAATTACCATTTTTAGAATGGGATTTAACCGGAACTTGGGGACTCTCATCAACAGTTAAGAAGAATGGAAATTATTCCTTAAGCGATAGTCCTTCCGGAACTTATGGAAACAATACTAATAGTACAGCTACTTATAAAATTCCGCTTGATTTAAGCAACTACATTTCCGGTGAAATTTCCTATTGGGTAAGATCTCAATTAGAAGTTGGGGTGGATTCACTTCTTCTGGAAATAAGTAACGGTGGAGGAAATTGGCAAATCATTGATGCAATTTCACAAAACTTTATTTTCTTTTCGCAGAGAACGATTGATATCTCAAATTATACAACTGCTGAAAACAGTGAAGTGTATTTAAGATTCAGACTTTATACAAACGGAAGCACTACTGCCGATGGCGTTTACATAGATGATGTGATAGTTAATGTAACTCCGGATCCGACATTATCTGTAGAAAGACTCGATGAAATACCGTTGTCTTTTGATATCAGTCAAAATTATCCAAATCCGTTTAATCCTAGCACAACAATTAATTTTGCGATACCTGTTAAATCCGATGTAAAGATTGTTGTGTATAATGTTCTAGGTGAAGTCGTAAAGGTACTTGCCGATGCAAGCATGAATTCCGGAAATTATTCACTGTCATTTAATGCAGCAGATGCGTTAAGCAGCGGGATTTATTTCTATAGAATTTCTGCTCTTGGAAGTGACGGACAAAATTTTGTTCATACAAAAAAGATGATGCTGATAAAATAA
- a CDS encoding DUF971 domain-containing protein, with the protein MNPTKIKIDDGFLKLTWDDDSSDLISLNYLRDECPCANCKGETILLKTMRPARQNKNAPGRYDITKIDVVGGYAIKISWKDGHDTGIYSWQYLKTLAEDEASGKSHDYKPLI; encoded by the coding sequence TTGAATCCAACCAAAATTAAAATAGATGACGGTTTCTTAAAACTTACTTGGGATGATGATTCTTCGGATCTGATATCACTAAACTACTTGCGGGATGAATGTCCTTGTGCTAATTGTAAAGGTGAAACAATTCTTCTGAAAACTATGCGACCGGCAAGACAAAATAAAAATGCTCCGGGTCGATATGATATAACCAAAATAGATGTAGTCGGGGGATATGCGATAAAAATTTCTTGGAAAGATGGGCATGACACGGGAATTTATAGTTGGCAATACCTTAAGACATTGGCAGAAGATGAAGCAAGCGGAAAATCTCATGATTATAAACCGTTGATATAA
- a CDS encoding alpha-amylase family glycosyl hydrolase, whose amino-acid sequence MKLRLNVLLLLITLTSLTAQVVSSDPPFPTEDDFITITFDATQATNKSLVGYTGDLYVHTGVNTATQNWQYVIGTWGNNTTQPKLTRIGTDLYELEIGYPREFYNITSPSVKITSLNFVFRSANASQQTEDIFLPISEGGLEVTILQPSSPFTIKQVGDELNITAISSSADSLYLFLNDELLTQTDKDTITYTLSATEEMSKYIIAKAVDSQSNSVSDSAIFIVRGEVQEAELPDEIMHGINYTSETSVTLALLAPMKEFVYVTGDFNDWLFGPDSYMKRTPNDSTYWIEITGLTSGEEYAFQYLVDGELLIADPYTDKVLDPWNDSYITDDVYPNLKPYPFGKTTEPVSVFQTAQEEYEWQVTDFQRPPQDNLIIYELLIRDFVASHSYETIIDTLDYLERLGVNAIELMPIYEFEGNISWGYNPSFMFAVDKYYGTKNALKKFIDECHARGIAVILDMVLNHQFGQSPLVRLYWNDALNRPSVDNPWFNPVARHDFNVGYDMNHESKLTQEFVDRVNRYWLEEFKFDGYRFDLSKGFMQTGSFYDYNASRIALLKRMYDEVRTYDEDAYMILEHLGANNEETELANYGFMLWGKMTDQYNEATMGYHDNNKSDLSWVSYQTRGWNDPHLIGYMESHDEERLMYKNLLYGNSNGSYNIQELVTALQRMKMAAAFFFTIPGPKMIWQFGELGYDYSINYPSGTDSDRLTPKPIRWDYQDILAREKLFKTFSAIINLKKNYEAFNTDDFQLSVSGSIKKIKLYHESMNVYIIGNFGVTSNGQPLDFQSTGTWYNFFTGDSVEYTSSAPFQNLLPGDFHIFTTEKLPTPEGDIISNVIQEHDEIPVNYSLSQNYPNPFNPSTTINFSIPAQSFVNINIYNVLGEKVKTLLVEEMQPGSFQVSWDGTNDFNQNLSSGVYIYRIDADNFFQSRKMILLK is encoded by the coding sequence ATGAAATTACGTTTAAATGTCTTACTTTTACTAATAACACTTACTAGTTTAACTGCACAGGTTGTTTCATCCGATCCCCCATTTCCTACCGAAGATGATTTTATTACAATTACATTTGATGCAACACAAGCAACAAATAAAAGTCTTGTCGGATATACCGGTGACCTTTATGTACATACAGGTGTTAATACAGCTACTCAAAATTGGCAGTATGTAATTGGAACTTGGGGCAATAACACGACTCAACCCAAACTGACAAGAATCGGGACCGATTTATATGAACTCGAAATCGGTTACCCGCGAGAATTTTATAACATAACGAGTCCCAGCGTAAAAATTACTTCACTAAATTTTGTTTTCAGAAGCGCTAATGCTTCACAACAAACAGAAGATATATTTCTTCCAATTTCCGAAGGCGGTTTGGAAGTAACAATATTGCAGCCATCTTCTCCCTTTACTATTAAGCAAGTCGGTGATGAACTAAACATAACCGCAATCAGTTCATCTGCGGATTCTCTTTATTTATTTCTGAATGACGAACTATTGACACAAACAGATAAAGATACGATTACTTATACTCTCTCAGCTACAGAGGAAATGTCAAAATATATAATCGCCAAAGCTGTCGATTCTCAATCAAATTCAGTTTCCGATTCTGCAATTTTTATAGTTCGCGGTGAAGTTCAAGAAGCTGAATTACCTGATGAAATTATGCATGGCATTAACTATACAAGCGAGACAAGTGTAACCCTTGCACTACTTGCACCAATGAAAGAGTTTGTATATGTAACCGGAGATTTTAATGATTGGTTATTTGGTCCTGATTCATACATGAAACGTACACCAAATGACTCAACTTACTGGATCGAGATAACGGGTTTAACGAGCGGCGAAGAATACGCTTTCCAATATTTAGTAGATGGTGAATTATTAATTGCTGATCCCTACACTGATAAAGTCTTAGATCCTTGGAATGATTCGTACATAACAGATGATGTATACCCAAACTTAAAGCCATATCCTTTCGGGAAAACGACCGAACCTGTTTCAGTATTCCAAACAGCACAAGAGGAATATGAATGGCAGGTAACAGATTTCCAAAGACCTCCTCAAGACAATCTTATTATTTACGAACTTTTAATTCGCGACTTTGTTGCATCACATAGTTATGAAACAATTATTGATACATTAGATTATCTCGAACGCCTTGGCGTGAACGCAATCGAATTAATGCCCATTTATGAATTTGAAGGAAACATTAGTTGGGGTTACAATCCTTCGTTTATGTTTGCCGTTGATAAATATTATGGAACAAAAAATGCATTGAAAAAATTTATTGATGAGTGTCATGCACGCGGTATTGCTGTAATTCTTGACATGGTATTAAATCATCAATTCGGTCAATCACCGCTGGTAAGATTATATTGGAATGATGCATTAAACAGACCATCAGTAGATAATCCTTGGTTTAATCCGGTTGCTAGACATGATTTTAATGTCGGTTACGATATGAATCATGAAAGCAAATTAACTCAAGAGTTTGTTGATAGAGTAAATAGATATTGGCTGGAGGAATTTAAATTCGACGGTTACCGTTTTGATCTCTCAAAGGGATTTATGCAAACCGGAAGTTTTTATGATTACAATGCATCAAGAATTGCTTTACTTAAAAGAATGTATGACGAAGTTAGGACTTACGATGAAGACGCTTATATGATTCTTGAACACCTTGGAGCAAATAACGAAGAAACTGAATTAGCAAATTACGGTTTCATGCTTTGGGGAAAAATGACCGACCAATACAATGAAGCAACTATGGGTTATCATGATAACAATAAATCCGATTTAAGCTGGGTTTCATATCAAACACGTGGATGGAATGATCCGCATTTAATTGGTTATATGGAAAGTCATGATGAAGAAAGATTGATGTACAAAAATTTGCTTTACGGAAATTCAAATGGAAGCTATAACATTCAAGAGTTAGTTACAGCGCTTCAAAGAATGAAAATGGCCGCGGCGTTTTTCTTTACAATTCCGGGACCAAAAATGATCTGGCAGTTCGGTGAATTGGGTTATGATTACTCAATAAATTATCCATCCGGAACCGATAGCGATCGATTAACTCCAAAACCGATCAGATGGGATTATCAAGATATTCTTGCAAGAGAAAAATTGTTTAAAACATTTTCTGCTATAATAAATTTGAAGAAAAATTATGAAGCCTTCAATACGGATGATTTTCAGTTGAGTGTCAGCGGCTCGATTAAGAAAATCAAATTGTATCACGAATCAATGAATGTTTATATCATTGGGAATTTCGGAGTTACTTCAAACGGTCAACCTCTTGATTTCCAAAGTACCGGGACATGGTATAACTTTTTTACCGGGGACAGTGTTGAATATACATCTTCGGCACCATTCCAAAATTTATTACCGGGTGATTTTCACATATTCACAACAGAAAAATTACCAACTCCCGAAGGTGATATTATAAGTAATGTTATTCAAGAACATGATGAAATTCCAGTTAATTATTCACTATCTCAAAATTACCCAAATCCTTTTAACCCTAGTACAACAATTAATTTTTCAATTCCGGCTCAGAGTTTTGTGAATATTAACATCTATAATGTTCTTGGAGAGAAAGTGAAAACATTATTAGTCGAAGAGATGCAGCCGGGCAGTTTCCAAGTAAGCTGGGACGGTACAAACGATTTTAACCAAAACTTATCAAGCGGTGTTTATATATATAGAATAGATGCCGATAATTTTTTTCAATCAAGAAAGATGATTCTTTTAAAATAA
- a CDS encoding RNA methyltransferase, translated as MLSKNAIKYYSTLLHKKYRDRERKFIVEGKRIVIEALNSSLICEIVLVTENFISLESKLVEELKSSHRVEVVKEVDFKRLSDTQSPQGILAVLEMEKLSFIFEPKSNVILAMENISDPGNVGTIIRNADWFGIQQIILSEDCAEIFNPKVLRASMGSVFHLEHAHNIDFYLELARLKENGYKIIVADMDGENIYNFIKPDKFVIVVCNEAHGPSNKLLEPANAKITIPQKGKAESLNVASASAVILNELTK; from the coding sequence ATGTTAAGCAAGAACGCAATTAAATATTATTCAACTTTACTTCATAAAAAATATCGTGATAGAGAACGAAAATTTATTGTCGAAGGAAAACGGATTGTAATCGAGGCGTTAAACAGTTCTTTAATTTGCGAAATTGTTTTGGTTACGGAAAATTTTATTTCTTTAGAATCTAAGCTTGTTGAAGAATTGAAATCTTCTCACCGCGTGGAAGTTGTTAAAGAAGTTGATTTTAAAAGATTGTCCGATACACAATCACCTCAAGGAATACTTGCAGTTTTAGAAATGGAGAAACTCAGTTTCATCTTCGAACCAAAGTCTAACGTTATTCTTGCGATGGAAAATATTTCTGATCCGGGTAATGTCGGGACTATAATTAGAAATGCGGATTGGTTCGGAATTCAACAAATAATTTTAAGTGAAGACTGTGCAGAGATTTTCAATCCGAAAGTTTTACGTGCATCTATGGGATCTGTTTTTCATTTAGAACATGCGCACAACATTGATTTTTATTTAGAGCTGGCTAGATTAAAGGAAAACGGTTATAAAATAATTGTTGCCGATATGGATGGAGAAAACATCTATAATTTTATTAAACCCGATAAATTTGTAATTGTAGTTTGTAATGAAGCTCATGGTCCCTCTAATAAACTTCTTGAACCAGCAAATGCAAAAATTACTATTCCTCAAAAAGGAAAAGCCGAATCACTAAATGTTGCAAGTGCTTCGGCTGTAATATTAAATGAGCTTACTAAATAA
- a CDS encoding zincin-like metallopeptidase domain-containing protein, with the protein MNRQTIYSRITDTILSKLKEGTIPWKRSWKIGLPANYISKRIYSGINFLSLLVNDFASPYYLTYLQCSKKQGKILKGAKGIPIIFWKITDIANKDIDDMSNEVKQVPIARLSYVFNLTQTDLYKDNADQLKIYSCESIIEGMGDNRPVIKHNPVRSYYSSKKDYISIPQIDDFDNPDEYYSTLFHELIHWTGNINRLNRLSIISDVDKYSLEELTAEIGSAYLCGLTGIESNVIDNQSSYIEGWYRNLQSNRDALIKASLQAQKAIDYILRDYSQLSASS; encoded by the coding sequence ATGAACCGTCAAACTATATATTCACGCATAACTGATACTATACTCTCTAAGCTTAAGGAAGGAACGATTCCATGGAAACGCTCTTGGAAAATTGGATTGCCAGCTAATTATATTTCAAAGAGAATCTATTCCGGAATAAACTTTCTATCCTTGCTTGTAAATGATTTTGCATCTCCATATTACTTGACCTATTTACAATGTTCTAAGAAACAAGGCAAAATACTTAAAGGGGCTAAGGGCATACCTATTATATTTTGGAAAATCACTGATATAGCAAATAAGGATATAGATGATATGTCTAATGAAGTTAAACAAGTTCCCATTGCTCGACTAAGCTATGTATTCAATTTAACTCAAACGGATCTATATAAAGATAACGCGGATCAACTGAAGATCTATTCTTGTGAATCAATAATAGAGGGCATGGGAGATAATAGACCTGTAATAAAGCACAATCCGGTAAGAAGTTACTACTCTTCAAAGAAGGATTATATCTCTATTCCTCAAATAGATGATTTCGATAATCCCGATGAATATTACAGCACACTTTTTCATGAATTGATCCATTGGACTGGAAATATCAATAGACTAAATCGATTGTCAATTATATCCGATGTAGATAAATATTCACTGGAAGAATTAACTGCCGAAATTGGTTCAGCTTATCTTTGCGGTTTAACGGGAATAGAATCAAATGTAATAGATAATCAATCATCATATATAGAGGGCTGGTACAGAAATCTTCAATCTAACCGAGATGCATTAATCAAAGCTTCTTTGCAAGCACAGAAGGCAATAGATTACATTTTGCGAGACTACTCCCAATTGTCTGCTTCCTCCTAG
- a CDS encoding DinB family protein, whose product MNREYFITLLEYDNWANNKIAEFLVNQEEIPSKCKILFHHIAAATDAWLSRVNNTERCFSNLFEESSPEDIIKMLNELFCKWIDFVKEANDFDKLIKYKNTKGVEFENTLSDILTHLSAHGNYHRGQINQLLRQNGIEPATIDYILYKRQ is encoded by the coding sequence ATGAATAGAGAATACTTTATAACGTTATTAGAATACGATAATTGGGCAAATAATAAAATTGCAGAATTTCTTGTGAATCAAGAGGAAATACCATCAAAATGTAAAATTTTGTTTCATCATATCGCTGCCGCAACTGATGCATGGTTAAGTCGTGTTAATAATACTGAAAGATGTTTTTCAAATTTATTTGAAGAGAGTAGCCCTGAAGATATTATTAAAATGCTTAATGAATTATTTTGCAAGTGGATTGATTTTGTTAAAGAAGCAAATGATTTTGACAAATTAATAAAGTACAAAAACACTAAGGGAGTAGAATTCGAAAATACACTGAGTGATATCTTAACACACTTATCCGCACATGGGAATTATCATCGTGGACAAATTAATCAACTACTCAGACAAAATGGGATTGAACCCGCGACAATAGATTATATTTTATATAAACGACAATAA
- a CDS encoding host-nuclease inhibitor Gam family protein, with protein sequence MESRDFIDELIREAEQKEEQQSLAYYDMLIVDIINEQKRINEINDQTKREIELINQWKDSMITKHLDRIEFLETKLHAFIVESNVKTIDLPHGKLQIRKRPDKVEVIDVDTFIISAKSEMLKAIPESYKPDLNGIKNYIKRTGIVPEGVKFTEGQDSFSLSLKILEV encoded by the coding sequence ATGGAATCAAGAGATTTCATCGACGAATTAATCCGTGAAGCGGAACAGAAAGAGGAGCAGCAATCCCTTGCCTATTATGATATGCTTATTGTGGATATCATTAATGAGCAAAAACGGATCAATGAGATTAATGATCAGACCAAGCGGGAGATTGAGCTTATCAATCAATGGAAAGACAGCATGATAACCAAGCATTTAGATCGGATTGAATTCCTGGAAACTAAACTTCATGCTTTTATTGTAGAGAGTAATGTAAAAACTATAGATCTGCCTCATGGAAAGCTACAGATTAGAAAACGCCCAGATAAGGTAGAGGTAATAGATGTTGATACATTTATTATATCGGCAAAGAGTGAGATGTTGAAGGCTATTCCGGAAAGCTATAAGCCTGATCTAAATGGAATAAAGAACTATATAAAAAGAACGGGTATTGTTCCTGAAGGTGTAAAGTTCACAGAAGGGCAAGACTCATTTAGTCTATCACTAAAAATATTGGAGGTATAA